The window AAGTCACAAATTAATTGGTTAAGCTATGATGGGTTTTACTTTTCAGGTTTAAATGTTGAATGTACTGAATTTACGAATATTTTACATGGtttttgaaatatgttttttatcTGTGTTGTGTATAATGCAGTTTCTTAGTCTCTCAAGATGGGTAAAGAGAAGATTCACATCAGCATTGTGGTCATTGGCCACGTCGACTCTGGAAAGTCGACTACCACTGGTCACTTGATCTACAAGCTTGGTGGAATTGACAAGCGTGTTATTGAGAGGTTCGAGAAGGAAGCTGCTGAGATGAACAAGAGGTCATTCAAGTATGCCTGGGTGCTTGACAAACTTAAGGCTGAACGTGAGCGTGGTATCACCATTGATATTGCTTTGTGGAAGTTTGAGACCACTAAGTACTACTGCACTGTGATTGATGCCCCCGGACACAGAGACTTTATCAAGAACNAGGCTGACTGTGCTGTCCTCATTATTGACTCCACCACTGGTGGTTTTGAAGCTGGCATCTCTAAAGATGGTCAGACACGTGAACATGCATTGCTTGCTTTCACCCTTGGTGTCAAGCAAATGATCTGCTGCTGTAACAAGGTTTGCTTTTATTCATAGATGGAATTAATTGTTAATTTAAGGTGTATATGTCATGCTAATtctgttattattttttatagatgGATGCTACCACCCCCAAGTACTCCAAGGCTAGGTATGATGAAATTGTGAAGGAAGTTTCTTCCTACCTCAAGAAGGTCGGTTACAACCCTGACAAAATCCCCTTTGTCCCTATCTCTGGTTTTGAAGGAGATAACATGATTGAGAGGTCTACCAACCTCGACTGGTACAAGGGACCAACCCTCCTTGACGCTCTTGACCAGATTAATGAGCCCAAGAGGCCATCAGACAAACCCCTCCGTCTTCCACTTCAGGATGTTTACAAGATTGGTGGTATTGGAACTGTACCTGTTGGTCGTGTTGAGACTGGTGTGATCAAGCCTGGTATGGTTGTGACCTTTGGCCCTACTGGTTTGACAACTGAAGTCAAGTCTGTAGAGATGCACCATGAAGCTCTCCAGGAGGCACTCCCCGGTGACAATGTTGGGTTCAATGTTAAGAATGTTGCTGTTAAGGATCTTAAGCGTGGTTTTGTTGCATCAAACTCCAAGGATGACCCAGCCAAGGGGGCAGCCAGCTTCACTGCCCAGGTCATCATCATGAACCATCCTGGCCAGATTGGAAACGGATATGCTCCAGTGCTCGACTGTCACACTTCCCACATTGCTGTCAAGTTTGCTGAGATCTTGACCAAGATTGACAGGCGTTCAGGTAAGGAACTTGAGAAGGAGCCTAAGTTCTTGAAGAACGGTGATGCTGGTATGGTTAAGATGATTCCCACCAAGCCCATGGTTGTTGAGACCTTTGCTGAATACCCACCATTGGGTCGTTTTGCTGTGAGGGACATGAGGCAAACTGTTGCTGTCGGTGTTGTCAAGAATGTTGACAAGAAGGACCCAACTGGTGCCAAAGTGACCAAGGCTGCCCAGAAGAAGGGAAAGTGAACAGTGCAGTGTGATGCTGGTGTTTCCAATGCTATTTATTTTCATCGAGTGTGCTATCTAGACTCTGTTTTATTTAGTTCTGCTTTAGTTTGGTCTTTGATTTGCTTATTAGGTTCTAGTTCTCTGCCTTGTATGTCAAGTACTCATTCTCAGAATTGGGTACTTGATAGGCGGTGGCGAGCATGATTTTGAGTctgttttcttttgcttttgttgaaGTGCCATGGTTTGTTTTCCATGGTGGCTCAGGATTTTTGTTGTTGGTGTTTGCCTAAATTTGAGATCCAAGTTTTCTACTCATTGCCTTTTTTgcatcattttataattttcttttgccGAAGGTGGTGATTTGATTTTAATAGTGCAGTTGTATAAAGGTGGGATCAAATTCAGCCTTTAGGATTTGTAGAGGTGCATGATTTTGTACATGGTAATTCGAAATGGTGAATTGAGGTGCGGTAGAGTAGATTGAACTTGCACCAATAGCGGCACT is drawn from Solanum stenotomum isolate F172 unplaced genomic scaffold, ASM1918654v1 scaffold29541, whole genome shotgun sequence and contains these coding sequences:
- the LOC125851758 gene encoding elongation factor 1-alpha-like, which gives rise to MGKEKIHISIVVIGHVDSGKSTTTGHLIYKLGGIDKRVIERFEKEAAEMNKRSFKYAWVLDKLKAERERGITIDIALWKFETTKYYCTVIDAPGHRDFIKNXADCAVLIIDSTTGGFEAGISKDGQTREHALLAFTLGVKQMICCCNKMDATTPKYSKARYDEIVKEVSSYLKKVGYNPDKIPFVPISGFEGDNMIERSTNLDWYKGPTLLDALDQINEPKRPSDKPLRLPLQDVYKIGGIGTVPVGRVETGVIKPGMVVTFGPTGLTTEVKSVEMHHEALQEALPGDNVGFNVKNVAVKDLKRGFVASNSKDDPAKGAASFTAQVIIMNHPGQIGNGYAPVLDCHTSHIAVKFAEILTKIDRRSGKELEKEPKFLKNGDAGMVKMIPTKPMVVETFAEYPPLGRFAVRDMRQTVAVGVVKNVDKKDPTGAKVTKAAQKKGK